Proteins from a genomic interval of Heteronotia binoei isolate CCM8104 ecotype False Entrance Well chromosome 5, APGP_CSIRO_Hbin_v1, whole genome shotgun sequence:
- the FAM53C gene encoding protein FAM53C isoform X2 — MHILQHQPEGASWRDLAPCPKIHLQDTTGLNQHSSLSLPLPPCSPDNNPQSSLITQTLATNSSVSEKASVPPTKRHCRSLSVPEDLSRWQTIWRPLGSKVWTHIKRRDNSGGDTLAVRPQNLTQGASRSCFNPVPSASHQCVQDGAGGGRSPPFFSLALSRESPASVQWETGETLQPYPLQRRFSLSPVRFLPSPRSSTTSTPELLRHQHSLPRSRSQPCDLDTRKCGLKRRHDEEVRWHRPSLDFYKMNQKPFAGAVCQLDKSEGGYPSWLLACSPQAPSAPCSPVSNCIQVLSESEEEEEAAAAEAARRLNWNLASKRTLFQPDFSDLDLTLIEEN; from the exons AGGGAGCTTCATGGAGGGACCTGGCTCCTTGTCCAAAGATCCATCTTCAGGACACCACAGGCCTCAACCAACACTCCAGCTTGAGCCTTCCCCTGCCCCCCTGCAGCCCAGACAACAATCCTCAGAGCAGCCTCATAACCCAAACACTGGCCACCAACTCATCAGTCTCAGAAAAGGCTTCTGTGCCCCCCACCAAAAGACACTGCCGTTCACTTTCAGTGCCCGAAGATCTCTCACGTTGGCAGACTATCTGGAGACCCCTGGGCTCCAAAGTGTGGACACACATCAAACGTCGGGACAACAGTGGAGGGGACACTTTGGCAGTTCGCCCCCAAAACCTGACCCAGGGAGCCAGCAGATCTTGTTTCAATCCTGTCCCCAGTGCCTCTCATCAGTGTGTTCAAGATGGTGCTGGTGGTGGCAGAAGCCCACCTTTCTTCAGTCTGGCCCTGTCCCGAGAATCCCCAGCAAGTGTACAGTGGGAGACTGGAGAGACTTTGCAGCCCTACCCTTTGCAACGACGTTTCTCCCTGTCACCTGTCAGATTTCTCCCATCTCCACGAAGCTCTACCACCTCCACACCAGAGCTGCTTCGACACCAGCACAGCCTCCCTCGAAGCCGCTCACAGCCATGTGACCTGGACACCAGGAAATGTGGTCTCAAGCGGCGCCATGATGAGGAAGTGAGGTGGCACAGACCCTCACTTGATTTCTACAAGATGAATCAG AAACCATTTGCAGGAGCTGTCTGTCAGTTAGACAAATCTGAAGGTGGCTATCCATCATGGCTCTTGGCCTGCAGCCCACAAGCACCCTCAGCTCCATGCAGTCCCGTCAGCAACTGCATCCAGGTGCTTAGTGAaagtgaagaggaggaagaagcagcagcagcagaagcagcaaggAGACTAAACTGGAACTTAGCCAGCAAAAGGACTCTCTTCCAACCAGACTTCAGTGATCTGGATCTAACATTGATTGAGGAGAACTAG
- the FAM53C gene encoding protein FAM53C isoform X1: MITLITEQLQKQSLEELKCTSFSISLPLPDHADVATCGSPFQIAPEGASWRDLAPCPKIHLQDTTGLNQHSSLSLPLPPCSPDNNPQSSLITQTLATNSSVSEKASVPPTKRHCRSLSVPEDLSRWQTIWRPLGSKVWTHIKRRDNSGGDTLAVRPQNLTQGASRSCFNPVPSASHQCVQDGAGGGRSPPFFSLALSRESPASVQWETGETLQPYPLQRRFSLSPVRFLPSPRSSTTSTPELLRHQHSLPRSRSQPCDLDTRKCGLKRRHDEEVRWHRPSLDFYKMNQKPFAGAVCQLDKSEGGYPSWLLACSPQAPSAPCSPVSNCIQVLSESEEEEEAAAAEAARRLNWNLASKRTLFQPDFSDLDLTLIEEN, from the exons CCTTTGCCTGATCATGCTGATGTGGCCACCTGTGGCAGCCCCTTCCAGATAGCACCTG AGGGAGCTTCATGGAGGGACCTGGCTCCTTGTCCAAAGATCCATCTTCAGGACACCACAGGCCTCAACCAACACTCCAGCTTGAGCCTTCCCCTGCCCCCCTGCAGCCCAGACAACAATCCTCAGAGCAGCCTCATAACCCAAACACTGGCCACCAACTCATCAGTCTCAGAAAAGGCTTCTGTGCCCCCCACCAAAAGACACTGCCGTTCACTTTCAGTGCCCGAAGATCTCTCACGTTGGCAGACTATCTGGAGACCCCTGGGCTCCAAAGTGTGGACACACATCAAACGTCGGGACAACAGTGGAGGGGACACTTTGGCAGTTCGCCCCCAAAACCTGACCCAGGGAGCCAGCAGATCTTGTTTCAATCCTGTCCCCAGTGCCTCTCATCAGTGTGTTCAAGATGGTGCTGGTGGTGGCAGAAGCCCACCTTTCTTCAGTCTGGCCCTGTCCCGAGAATCCCCAGCAAGTGTACAGTGGGAGACTGGAGAGACTTTGCAGCCCTACCCTTTGCAACGACGTTTCTCCCTGTCACCTGTCAGATTTCTCCCATCTCCACGAAGCTCTACCACCTCCACACCAGAGCTGCTTCGACACCAGCACAGCCTCCCTCGAAGCCGCTCACAGCCATGTGACCTGGACACCAGGAAATGTGGTCTCAAGCGGCGCCATGATGAGGAAGTGAGGTGGCACAGACCCTCACTTGATTTCTACAAGATGAATCAG AAACCATTTGCAGGAGCTGTCTGTCAGTTAGACAAATCTGAAGGTGGCTATCCATCATGGCTCTTGGCCTGCAGCCCACAAGCACCCTCAGCTCCATGCAGTCCCGTCAGCAACTGCATCCAGGTGCTTAGTGAaagtgaagaggaggaagaagcagcagcagcagaagcagcaaggAGACTAAACTGGAACTTAGCCAGCAAAAGGACTCTCTTCCAACCAGACTTCAGTGATCTGGATCTAACATTGATTGAGGAGAACTAG
- the LOC132572737 gene encoding C-terminal-binding protein 2, translating to MDRHKVKRQRLDRICEGIRPPIGNGPMPARPLVALLDGRDCTVEMPILKDVATVAFCDAQSTQEIHEKVLNEAVGALMYHTITLSRQDLEKFKALRVIVRIGSGYDNVDIKSAAELGIAVCNIPSSSVEETADSTLCHILNLYRRVTWLHQAMREGNRASSMEQIREVAGGAVRIRGETLGIIGLGRVGQAVALRAKPFGFNVIFYDPYLPDGVERSLGLQRMATLQDLLMHSDCITLHCSLNEHNHHLINDFTIKQMRQGCFLVNTARGGLVDEKALAQALKEGRIRGAALDVHESEPFSFANGPLKDAPNVICTPHTAWYSEQASIESREDAAKEIRRAITGHIPDGLRNCVNKEYLLLAAQWSSIDPATVHPELNGAAAYRFPPGVVGVAAPGLPEPPVEGIVTHGIPSVSHSAPHTPSPGESNKLEPDREISTDQ from the exons ATGGACAGACACAAAGTGAAGCGTCAGAGGCTGGACCGCATCTGCGAAG GTATAAGGCCTCCTATTGGTAATGGCCCAATGCCAGCACGTCCCTTGGTTGCTCTCCTAGATGGCAGGGATTGCACTGTAGAGATGCCTATTCTGAAGGATGTTGCCACAGTGGCTTTCTGCGATGCCCAGTCTACTCAGGAAATCCATGAAAAG GTGCTAAATGAAGCTGTTGGGGCTCTGATGTACCACACCATTACCTTGTCGCGCCAGGACCTGGAGAAGTTTAAAGCTCTTCGGGTCATTGTGCGAATTGGCAGTGGCTATGACAATGTGGATATCAAGTCAGCTGCAGAATTAG GCATTGCTGTGTGTAACATCCCTTCATCTTCTgtggaagaaacagctgattccACACTTTGCCACATCCTGAATTTGTATCGGCGGGTTACATGGCTCCACCAGGCCATGCGAGAAGGAAACAGAGCCTCAAGTATGGAACAGATTAGAGAGGTGGCTGGAGGTGCTGTGCGTATCCGTGGTGAGACTTTGGGCATCATTGGTCTTG GCCGAGTTGGGCAAGCAGTTGCTCTGCGTGCAAAACCTTTTGGCTTCAACGTGATTTTCTATGATCCATATCTACCTGATGGAGTGGAGCGTTCCCTGGGATTGCAACGCATGGCCACCCTGCAGGACCTGCTAATGCACAGTGACTGCATCACATTGCACTGCAGCCTCAATGAGCATAATCACCACCTCATCAATGACTTCACCATTAAACAG ATGCGCCAAGGCTGTTTTCTGGTGAATACAGCTCGTGGGGGACTGGTTGATGAGAAAGCCTTGGCTCAAGCCCTAAAGGAAGGGAGAATCAGAGGGGCAGCATTAGATGTGCATGAGTCTGAGCCCTTCAG CTTTGCAAATGGACCCCTAAAAGATGCTCCCAATGTGATCTGTACTCCTCACACAGCATGGTACAGTGAACAGGCATCCATTGAGTCTCGGGAGGATGCAGCTAAGGAAATTCGCAGAGCCATCACAG GTCATATACCTGATGGTCTGAGGAACTGTGTAAATAAGGAGTACTTGCTTTTAGCGGCTCAGTGGTCCAGTATTGATCCTGCAACTGTACATCCAGAGCTTAATGGAGCTGCAGCTTACAG ATTTCCTCCAGGAGTAGTGGGAGTAGCAGCCCCAGGGCTGCCAGAGCCTCCAGTAGAGGGGATTGTAACTCATGGCATTCCCTCTGTATCTCACTCTGCACCCCATACTCCTTCTCCAGGAGAATCAAATAAATTGGAGCCAGACAGAGAAATCTCCACTGATCAGTAG